GGGTGTGCCGGTGGGGCGCGCGAGGTCCACTCCACAATGTCCCTGCTCGCATTCGAGGGCACGGAGGCCCGGCCGCGGCGCGCCGAAGCGGCACGAGGCGTTCGGCGGGAGCACGCGCGCGGGTCCTGCGAGGGGGTGATACCAGGGACGGGGTCCCGCGGCGGAGGGTAGTCCGGGCGCCGGCACGGACGGCCTCTCGGGCGGACGGTCCGGGCCTCCACCGGGCTTACGCGCGGGACCGCTCGGACGCTCGGGCAGCGCCGGCGGGAGCGCGCTCGCCAGGGCCTCCCCGACGGGACCGGGCAGATCGAAGCGCTCGAGGAAGCGGCTCATCGAGGCCACCGCGCCGCGGTAGCGGGTCGGAAACCACCCCTCGGCCTCACCGAGGAACCAGTCGCCGCGACGCCGGAGCGCCCGTCCGGTGCTGCTCGAGAAGCCGAGGGCCAGCACCGCGAGGAGGGTCACGTTCCAGCCGACCCAGAACCACGCGCCCCCGAGGCGCGGCCGATGGGTCGTGCGGCGCGCGGCCAGACTGCGTAGCCGTACCCAGAGGAGCCACGGGAGCACGAGCCCCACACCGAGACCGGCGCACCAGCGACCGGCCGAGGAGCCGATCCACGCGCCGAGGAGAGCGCTCGTGGCCACGGCTGTCGCGAGGGCGGTGAGAAGAAAGGTCGTTCCACGGAGGAGGCCGACGAGCGCCACCCCCCAGGCCAGCACGCGCGACAGAGGCCTGGGTCGCCCGGGGGGAGGGTCCGCGCGTCGCGACGGTCGCAAGGTGGCCGAGGGGAGTGGTGCCATGCCCGCGTCTATCAACGCGCCGAGCGGCCAGAGGATCTACCCTGCTACCCGTCGTGGCGTAATCAGACCCGGGCGTTGCCAGGACCGGGGGCGTTACCAGGACCCGGCGAGGGCCCGGTACCGGTGATAGGCCGGCTTCTGCGTGCCGTCCACGCGGTGCACGCCGAAGGGCGCGACCATGCCGTCGCTCCAGCAGAACCAGAAGACGACGGGCACCCTGGCGTCGAAGGAGCGCGCGATGAGGCGGTAGACGTTCTCGAGGTAATCGGCGGGGAAGCTCTCGGGGCTGGTCTGGACCACGCCGATCTCGCTCAGCCAGAGAGGCTTTCCGAAGACGAGATACCGCGTCAGGAGCTGGCTCAGGTTGCCGAAGCCCCACGTCGCGTCGGGCCAGTTGTCGGGCGCGCGCTGGCCGTAGGGGTGGACGGCCACGCCATCCACGGGCAGGGCCCCCACCGCCTTCTGGGCGCGGGCGAGGTAGTCGGGATTTCCCGAGGCCAGGCCCGCGGTGATCACCGGCCGGCTCGACGTTGCGCGCACGGCCTTCGTCGCCGCCACGAGCAGCTTGCCGAAGGTCTCGGCCGGCATACCCGGGTCGTAGCCCGCCTGCGCCGGCAGGTCCGGCTCGTTCCAGAGCTGCCAGGCATCCACGCCATCGCCGTAGCGGCTCGCGAGCGCCGTCAACCCCTGCACGTAGCTCGTGAGGTACGCGTCCCAGTCGGCCGCGCTGGCCGTGGAGGCCGGCTTGCCCGGCACCGAGGCGTAGTCCACGAGGAGCAACACCTTCAGACCCGCCGCGCGATGGGTCCGGATCAGCGGATCGTAGAACGCGTGACCGAGGCTCGCCTTCCACTCGACGCGAAGCCACCGCACGCCGGCCGCCTTCAGCTCGGCCGGAGTCGGGTTACCCTTCGGGTTGGCCGGATCGACGTTCATACCGTAGCGCGCCGACGGAGACGGGGGCGATGGTACGGGGGGCGGCGCAGGTGACGGCGCAGGCGGCGGCGCAGACGGCGGCACTTCCGGCACGCGCTCGAAGCGCCTCTCCGACCCGAGCAGAGAGAGCGCAGACCCGCCGGGCACCCGCGGCAGCATCGGCGCGCCCGACGACCTCGACGACCCCGTCGCGGAATCTCCGCGCGCGGGATCGCCGTCCACGGCGAGCAGCGTCGGATCGGCCACGGCCTCGGGCTCTCGCGCCGACGGGACCTCCGGCGCGCACCCCATGACGACCACCACCCACACGACCGCAACGATCGAGCACCAGGATTTGAGACGCTTCATGGCCCCGCACACAGGCAAGGGACGTGCCCGCGTGCTGCACGCTCGACGGGCGGGCCACGCCGTCACGCGGCTGACCATTTGAGCCACCTCGAGCTGCTCTCTCGAGTGCGCACTCGCTCGCACCGCACCCAACGTTTCCGGGCCCCTAGCCACGGATTGCCGCGGCACCTTCCTTGCAGTCGCGGCCCTTCGCGGCGCCGCCCGCAGCGAGGAGAGCCATGTTTCCGAAGCGCCCCCACCTGATTCAGCCGCGGCACTTCACGGGCCTCTGTTTGGGCGCGAGTCTGCTCTTCGCGAGCCTCGGAACCCCGACGGCCTTCGCCAAGGGCGAGCCAGCCACACCACCGCCCAACGCGGCCGGGCGACCGCGCCAGCAGCGGGTCCTCGTCCGCCCCGTGCAGCAGTTCGAGGGTGAGTACGCCGAGCTCTACCGTCGCGTGGTGGCCGTGCGCTCGGGCCAGGAGTGGCTCGCCATGCCCAAGGCGGACCGTCTCGAACTCCTCCGGGAGCCGGAGTTCCACGTGGACCCGCAGGACCCCTCGCTCCCGGCAAACCTGCGCCGACTCGACGCGAGCAGCATCGAAGAGATCCGGGCGCCCCGGATGCGCGCCTTCGCCCAGCAGATGCAGGAGGCCTTGCTGCTGCGCATGGGTGAGATCGAAACGGGCCCCTACTACGCAAGCGGCCCGATCCGCGCGGCTCCGCAGATCGTGTACCTCGACACGGGAGAGATCCTCGGCGGCTGCATCTTGCTGCGCCAGGACCTGTGCTCCGACCGCCGCCTCCGGAGCCCCAACGGGAACTACTGGGCCTCCGGAGTCTTCCAGGCGCTTCCTGCGGCGGGCTCGGAGCACCTCTTCCAGAATCTGCGTCTGGAGCTCCTCGAGGATTCGGATTACTGGGAGTACGATCACTAGGGGATGTCCCTGGTTCCCGGACCGAGCCAGGCCGACCGAGGAGGCTCGGCCGCGAGGTGGGGCTCGAGGCCCCGAGAGTGCCCACGACCCGCCGCAGGGGCCCGCGCGCCGCGCCCGATTACCCGCGCGAAGGTCCGTCCAATTCGCGAGAGAAGCCGTCGCGCCGCTCCCCCGCTCCGTCGCCGTCCGGACCAAGGAAGCGCTCGAGGCTCACGTCCAGCTGACTGTGGAGCAGGCGCATGATGCTCTCGAACTCCTGCGGCCCGACGCGCAAGGTGGCCATCAGCCGATCCCGCGTCCCCTCGAGCAGCTTGTGGCGGGCCTGCACGAGCCAGCGCGCCGCGGTGGCCCGGTGCACGCGATACATCGCGCCGAGGTCGTCGATGCTCAAGCCGTCGAGCAGCTGGAAGCGCAGCAGATTGCGTTGCCGCCCGTCGAGCTCGCCGAGCGCGCCGTGGAGCGCCTCGCGAAACTGCACCCGATAGGTCTGCTTCAGGTAGCGCAGCTCGGGACTCACGGGGTCCTCGGGGAGCGCGTCGAGCAGCGCCTCGACGGGCGCCGGGTCCTCGACGCGCCGTCGCGCGCTACGCAGCGCGGTGCGAAAGGCGAGCACCCGGATCCAGCTCCGCAGCTGGCCTCGCCCCGAGTAGTTCGCGAGCGGCGCCGGCTGGTCCGGTCGCGAAACCAAGAGCAGCTCGCGCAGCTCCTGCGTCAGCTCGTCCACCGCGACCCGCGCGTTGCGCAGCCGCTGCACCGCGTGCCGCGCCTCGTCGCAGATGAGCGCATCCACGGGCCCCAGAGCCGCCGCGTCGCCGTGCAGCCACGCGCACACCAGGTAGAGATCGGCCGCGCGAAGCTGCGACAGGAGCTCGAGGGGGTCCGCCTCCGCGCGCGCGCGCCGCGCCAGAGCGTCTACGAACAGGTCGCGACTGAACGCGAAGGAGGGATGCGCCGCCTCGGCCGCGCGAACCAGGCTCTCCAGGTGGCGCTCGAGCTGCGAAGAGGCCGGCCCGTCGATCACCGAGCCTTCGCCGGCGAAGAGCCCAGCGACGAAGCGCCGCGTGAGCGACGAAGGGAGCGGGCGCGAAGCCCGCGTGACGGTCGGTGTGTCGTCAGCGCAGATCATGGATTGGGCTCTCGACGTCGTTGAAGGGAGCGCCGTGCGCACGCGTGCCGCGCCGGCGGGGGCTGGACCGCGACCCGGCCCTCGTGCCAGGTGACGGGACTTCGCCGCCACACCTCCTCGAGGACCTGGCAATAGGGCATCACGAGCGGGTGCAGCGTGAGGGCCACGTGGTCTCCGGCCTGCGTCGCGGCGACGAGCCACCCGTCCCGCACGGCGAGGTGCTGGACGCGACCGCGCAGCGCGACCCGACGCAGAAGCGCTCCGTCGGCCCGCGTCCAGAGCGCGAGGCTCCCTCCCGCGTAGCCGGCGATGAGAATCCCCCGGGGTCCGCGCACGAGCCGCGTGACCGGCGTCGGAGAGGGGTCCTGAAAGGCGCGCGTACCGGGCCGCGCGGCGCCGTCCAGGCCCACCCCCTCCACGCTGCCGTCGGCGTAGCCGAGATAGAGCTCGTCGTCGACACGCACGGCGGCCGTGACTCCGGGGCCCACCGCGAGCGACCAGCGCGCCCGGCCGTCGCTCGCGAAGGCGAAGAGGCGTCGCTCCCCCATCACGAGGAGCTCTCCCCCCGCGCTGCTGGCCCATCGCGCCTTGGGGACGAGCACGCGCGACGCGCCGACCACCGGATGCAGGACGGCCCCCTCGTCGCCGAGCGTCACGCAGCCCCCGCGCACGCTGACGACGGCTCGCGCCCCGAGCCCCGCGCGCTCGAGCTCGAGGCCGCCCCCCCGCGCGAAGCGGGCGAGACCCCCGTCGTGCCGCATCACGCAGAGTCCGCCCTCGGTCTCCTCCTCGTCGGCCATCTCGGCGCCGCGCCCCACGCGCTCGAGGAGCCTCCGATCGCGCGGGCCCGTCCTGCCCGGCACGTCGCGCCACCCCGCGTGCGTGAGCAACGCACCCTGCGCCGTCCAGAGGATCGGCGCCTGCCAGAGCGGCCGCCCCGTGGCGACCTCCCACCCGCGCACCGCGCCGTCCTCGTGTCCCGTGAGGAGCGTCCGGCCATCCCGGCTCACCGCCATCGCGCTCGCCGAGAGCCCGCCGTGCCGCCGCACGAGCCGCACGCGACCCCGTGGGTCCCAGAGGCGCACCTCGGCGTCCAGGCCGGCCGTGGCCCACTCCCCCTGCGCCAGGCGTACGAGCCCCGTGAGCCTCCCGGGCTGCCGGCCGAAGAGCGTCGTCCGTCCCGTCGCGAGGTCCCAGCGCCGGAGCGTTCCGTCCCACCCGGCCGTGAAGACGCTCCGCCCCCCCTCCCCGACCGCGAGGTAACGCACGCTGTCCACCGCCCCGTCGAGCCGGCGCAGCAGGCGGCCCTCCTCGAGATCCCACAGGCTGAGCTGCCGCGACCCCGTCGCCGTGACCACGACCCCTCGCTCCTCGACGAGCTCCGCGACCCAGGACCCCTCGTTCGGCCCGCCGAGCAGGTGCGAGAGGCGGCGCGCCGCGAGGTCCCAGATAGCGGTCTGCTCGATGCTCGTGGCCACGAGCCAGCGTCCCTCCGCATCGACGCGGAGCTGGCGGAGATTTCCGCGCTGGCCGAGCAGCGTCCCGAGGAGCGCCCCCGTCCCGGGGGACCAGAGGCGGATCGTCCCATCCTGCGCCCCCGAGATGATCGTCCCCTCCGGACTCACCACGAGCGCCGTCACCTGCTCGGGTGTCGCCACGCTGAAGAGCTGACGCCCGCTCGCGCGATCCCAGGCCCTAAGCGTGCGGTCGCGCGCGCTCGTCACGAACCACTCCCCGTGCGGCGCGAGCGCCAGAGCCGTGACGCGGCTCTGGTGGCCGCCTTCTCGCTCGGGCTCCGCGCGCACCGTGAGGTCCCAGACCACGAGCTCCTCGCCGCGCGTCCCCGCCACGAGGAAGCGCCCATCCCCGACGAAAGCCACCGAGACCAGGCTCTCCCCGGCGAGGGTCAGGCTCCGCTCGAGCGCACCGTCCTCGAGCCGCCAGACGCGCACCTGGCCGTCGCTCCCCGACGTGGCGAGCCGTCCGCCGCTCGCGTCGAAGGCCACCCCGTGCGCCGCGCCGCGATGCGCCTCGAAGGTGCGCGCGAGCCGTCCGCTCGGCAGCTCGAAGACGCTCACCGTTCCATCCACCGACGACGAAGCGATCCGTCGCCCGTCGGAGCTGAAGGCCGCGTTCCAGATCGCACGACGATGCGCCTTCAGCCACAGAGGCGCGCCTCCGCCAGCAAGCGGCCAGAGCCCGAGGCGTCCGTCGCGCCCGCCGATCGCCACCCAGCGCCCGGTCGGGTCGGCCGCCAGCCCCGCGGCGTGCGGCACCCTCGAGGCCACCCGGCCGAGCTCCGCCCCGCTCTCCGCCGCGTGGACGCGCACGCTCCCGTCGAACGCGATGGTCACGAGCCGCGCTCCCCCCGCGACGAGCCCGAGCCCGACGATGGCCTTGGCCTGGCGCACGAGGCGCCGCAAGAGCCTCCCGGTCGCCACCTCCCATTCGAGGACCTCCCCCTCGTCGGAGGCGGTGTAGAGCCGTCGCCCGTCGAGCCCGGCCGCGAGCGCCTCGACGTGACCGCGGTGGCCGCGGAGCACCTTCACGTGCTGCGTGCGCAGGTCCACGAGCTGCGCCGTCGTCCCGAGGCCGACCGTCGCCACCTCGCGCTCCCCGGGGATCACCGCCAGATCGTAGATGCCGACGTTCGTGCGCCGCCGCCAGACGAGCGGCTGTCCGGCCAGGCGCCAGTGCAACGCCCGCGCGAGGAGCGAATCGTGCGTCTCGAGCGCCGCCCGCAGCTTGGCCCGCGCCTCGAGATGGTCGCCGAGGTGCAGCGCCGCCCGCGCCCCCTGCGCCTGCGCCGCCGCCCGCCACTCGTCGGCCACGCGCCGCTGCGCCTCCGCGACCCGCTGCTGCCGCACCGCCTGACGCTCCTTGTAGGCGAAGGTCGCAAGGACGAGCCCGAGGGCGAGCAACGTGGCCGCCGCCACCCCCGTGCGTCGCCGCCGCCGCCGGCCCTCGCGCACCGTCGAGGCGGCGAGGTAGGCCCGCGCGCGTTCGGGCAGCGCCATCCCTTGGTGCACGCGCCCCTCGGCCTCCTTCAACCGCGCCGCGACGAGCAGGTCGGCCTCGAGGCGCCCACCGCCGGCCCAGCGCTCCGCCGCCTGCCCGAGCTCGTCCAGGAAGCGCAGCTCCTCCTTTTGCGCGTCGATCCAGCGCGAGAGGCGCGCCCAGCTCCGGATGAGCGACTCGTGCGCGAGCTCGACCTCCGCGTCGTCGGCGATCGCCTCTCCGCCGCGCCGGCTCTGCAGGATGCGTGCGGCCACCAGGCGGTCCAGCACCTCGTCGCCGCCCGCTGCGAGTCCGTCGAGCAGCGCGCGACGCCCGAGGAGCCGGCGCGTCCCGCTCGGCGTCACGAGCCGCAAGAGGAGCTGTCGCGCCAGCTCGAGCTGCGCCGCCGAGAGCCCGTCCAGCACCCCGTCCGCGTGGCGCGCGAGCCCGCCCCCCACGCCTCCGATGGCCTCGTAGGTCTCGCGCCGCAGGAGCCGGCGCTCAGCGTCGCGCCCCTCCCAGAGAAGCCGCACCGTGAACTGCAGCAGGGGCAGACTCGCCGCGTCGCCGACCACCGCGTCGACCATCGCCGCCGGCAGGCGCTCGTCGTCGTAGCGGTAGCCCACGAGCTCGAGCGGACGCGTCACCATCTGCCGCATCGCCGCGCGCGAGGGCCCGCGCACGAGCAGGAGCTGGCCCAGCGGATCGGCCGCCTCCACGCCTTCCACGACGCGGTAGACGAAGTCGTCCCGCACGGTCACGAGCAGGCGCACCGGGTCCTGGTAGTCGTCGGCCGCCACGGCCAGCGCCTCCACGAAGCGGCGCCGCACCCGCTCGTCGGGCACGAGCGTACAAAGCTCCTCGAGCTGATCGATCACCAGCAGGACCCGCGTGCCGGTCTCCTCGGCGAGCTCCTGCAGGTCGAGCGCGAGCCGCCTGGGCTCGGCGATCCAGCGCAGCACCTGCGCCGCCTCCTCGCTCGCCACGCTTCGTCGCTCCCCCTCGTCGGCGGTCAGCGCCACGAAGGCCTCGTCACGGCGCCCCGACGCCGCGCGCCGCAGTCTTGCCGCCAGCGCGAGAAAGGGGTCCGGGCCAGGACGCAACCGCACCACCGTCCACGGCCCGAGCCGTCGTAGCCGCGGGACGACCCCCGCCTGGACGAGCGAGCTCTTGCCGGCCCCCGACGGTCCGACGACGGCGATGCGCGGCTGATCCCGCAGCCGCTCGAGGAGGTCGGCCACCTCCTCCTCGCGGCCGAAGAAGTAGCGCTGGTGCCGCTCGTCGAAGGGGGATAACCCGCGAAACGGCGGCTCGGTCTCGTCGAGCACGGGGCCCTGCCGCGCCAGCAGCGCGCCCAGCTCGCGCGCGAGCTCCTGGGCGTTCAGGCGCCGGGCCGGCTGCTTCGCCAGGCACTGCGCTACGAGGTGACCGGCCTCCGCTCCGACGCCCGCCACCCGAGGCAGCTCGGGGACGCGCTCCGCGCCGGTCACGGCCTGCGCCAGCTTGCCGAGCGGCGTGCCGCGATACGGATGGTGTCCGGCGAGGAGCTCGTAAAGCAGCACACCGAGGGCCCAGAGGTCGCTCGCCGCGCTGACGGGTTCGCCGCGCCACTGCTCGGGGGCCATGTAGGGGGGCGTTCCTTCGACGAAGCCGCGGTCCGCCGGCAGGCGCACCCGAGGAAACGAGGCCACCTCCGCCTCGAGCCCATCCCCCGATTCGTCGTAGAGCGCCGTGCGCGCCAGGCCGAAGTCGAGCAGGCGGATGCGCCCGTCCCGCGCCAGCATCACGTTCGACGGCTTCAGATCGAGGTGCAGGATCTGCATGCGGTGGGCCTGCTCGAGCACCTCGGCTACCGCGAGCGCGATGCGCAGCGCCTCGGTCACGCTCACGCGCCCGCCCTTCAGCCGCTCCGACAGCGTCTGCCCCTCGATGTATTCGAGCGCAAGGTAGGGCCGCCCCTCGTGCAGCCCGACGGCGTGGATCGTCACCACGTTCGGGTGGCTGAAGCGCGCCGTGGTCTGCGCCTCGAAGCGAAAACGCTCGAGGGCCCGCTCCGAGCTGAACCTGCCGGGGTGGATGAACTTCAGCGCCACCTTGCGCCCGAGCTGCACGTCGCGCGCGAGATAGACCTCGCCCATGCCGCCGCGCCCGAGCGGGCGCATCACCCGGTAGCCGTCGACGCGCGTCCCGGCGGCGATGGCCCACCCCGGCTCGGGGGGCAGCTCCGCCGCGAGAGCCAGCGCCAGCGCGGGGTCCGGCTGGGTCGGCCACGGACTGGGCCAGGGCCCAGACCACACCATCTCGCTGGCCGCGACGGCGGGCCCCGAGACCGTCGTGGCCCGCGACCCGGCCCGGCGGCGCAGCGATCCGAGCTCGCGCGCGAGCTCGCCCACCAGCGCGCGACACGCGCCGCAGTGGTCCACATGCCCGTCCAGGGAGACCATGCGCGCGGCCGAGAGCTGCCCCTCGAGGAGGGCGACCACCTCGTTCGGATCGGGACAGGAGCGCTCGGCTGGGCTGGGGATCGACGCGTGCACCGCTGCGTGGAGTAAGCAAGCCGCGAGCCATGCGACCGCGCGAACCAGGCCCGCCCGAGCCCATTCCTCCTCGGGAACTTGGGTCCTGCGACCGTCAGGCCGCACACAGCCGCACCCACCTGGTCCAGCCACCACCTTTCGTCGGCAACGACGCGCGCAATTCGAGAAGGGCGAGATCGAGGTGGAGGTCCCCGCGCCGCCGGCCTTCGCGCGGTGGTTCGTGGCTACCCTGGCCTGACCCGTCGGAGGGCCAGGGCCCCCCACACGCCCGCACCGCACCACGAGTTCTCACGACTTAGGTAGCGCAGGCCATGGCTCGATCGTTGCAGAAGGCCGCCAGGACGCGTCTCGGGCGCGCCGGAGGACGACCCATGAAGCCTCGCCG
This is a stretch of genomic DNA from Deltaproteobacteria bacterium. It encodes these proteins:
- a CDS encoding peptidoglycan DD-metalloendopeptidase family protein; protein product: MAPLPSATLRPSRRADPPPGRPRPLSRVLAWGVALVGLLRGTTFLLTALATAVATSALLGAWIGSSAGRWCAGLGVGLVLPWLLWVRLRSLAARRTTHRPRLGGAWFWVGWNVTLLAVLALGFSSSTGRALRRRGDWFLGEAEGWFPTRYRGAVASMSRFLERFDLPGPVGEALASALPPALPERPSGPARKPGGGPDRPPERPSVPAPGLPSAAGPRPWYHPLAGPARVLPPNASCRFGAPRPGLRALECEQGHCGVDLARPTGTPVYAVQDGVVLKAVRDERAGGRAGRYIKLEHLDGAVTTSYVHLDELRADLRPGMFLRGGEVIGTVGRTGVLHSGAHLHFSVAVQKRGAATYIDPEPLLWFWRLPEPRNGEAFARRGG
- a CDS encoding transcriptional regulator, translating into MICADDTPTVTRASRPLPSSLTRRFVAGLFAGEGSVIDGPASSQLERHLESLVRAAEAAHPSFAFSRDLFVDALARRARAEADPLELLSQLRAADLYLVCAWLHGDAAALGPVDALICDEARHAVQRLRNARVAVDELTQELRELLLVSRPDQPAPLANYSGRGQLRSWIRVLAFRTALRSARRRVEDPAPVEALLDALPEDPVSPELRYLKQTYRVQFREALHGALGELDGRQRNLLRFQLLDGLSIDDLGAMYRVHRATAARWLVQARHKLLEGTRDRLMATLRVGPQEFESIMRLLHSQLDVSLERFLGPDGDGAGERRDGFSRELDGPSRG
- a CDS encoding protein kinase: MHASIPSPAERSCPDPNEVVALLEGQLSAARMVSLDGHVDHCGACRALVGELARELGSLRRRAGSRATTVSGPAVAASEMVWSGPWPSPWPTQPDPALALALAAELPPEPGWAIAAGTRVDGYRVMRPLGRGGMGEVYLARDVQLGRKVALKFIHPGRFSSERALERFRFEAQTTARFSHPNVVTIHAVGLHEGRPYLALEYIEGQTLSERLKGGRVSVTEALRIALAVAEVLEQAHRMQILHLDLKPSNVMLARDGRIRLLDFGLARTALYDESGDGLEAEVASFPRVRLPADRGFVEGTPPYMAPEQWRGEPVSAASDLWALGVLLYELLAGHHPYRGTPLGKLAQAVTGAERVPELPRVAGVGAEAGHLVAQCLAKQPARRLNAQELARELGALLARQGPVLDETEPPFRGLSPFDERHQRYFFGREEEVADLLERLRDQPRIAVVGPSGAGKSSLVQAGVVPRLRRLGPWTVVRLRPGPDPFLALAARLRRAASGRRDEAFVALTADEGERRSVASEEAAQVLRWIAEPRRLALDLQELAEETGTRVLLVIDQLEELCTLVPDERVRRRFVEALAVAADDYQDPVRLLVTVRDDFVYRVVEGVEAADPLGQLLLVRGPSRAAMRQMVTRPLELVGYRYDDERLPAAMVDAVVGDAASLPLLQFTVRLLWEGRDAERRLLRRETYEAIGGVGGGLARHADGVLDGLSAAQLELARQLLLRLVTPSGTRRLLGRRALLDGLAAGGDEVLDRLVAARILQSRRGGEAIADDAEVELAHESLIRSWARLSRWIDAQKEELRFLDELGQAAERWAGGGRLEADLLVAARLKEAEGRVHQGMALPERARAYLAASTVREGRRRRRRTGVAAATLLALGLVLATFAYKERQAVRQQRVAEAQRRVADEWRAAAQAQGARAALHLGDHLEARAKLRAALETHDSLLARALHWRLAGQPLVWRRRTNVGIYDLAVIPGEREVATVGLGTTAQLVDLRTQHVKVLRGHRGHVEALAAGLDGRRLYTASDEGEVLEWEVATGRLLRRLVRQAKAIVGLGLVAGGARLVTIAFDGSVRVHAAESGAELGRVASRVPHAAGLAADPTGRWVAIGGRDGRLGLWPLAGGGAPLWLKAHRRAIWNAAFSSDGRRIASSSVDGTVSVFELPSGRLARTFEAHRGAAHGVAFDASGGRLATSGSDGQVRVWRLEDGALERSLTLAGESLVSVAFVGDGRFLVAGTRGEELVVWDLTVRAEPEREGGHQSRVTALALAPHGEWFVTSARDRTLRAWDRASGRQLFSVATPEQVTALVVSPEGTIISGAQDGTIRLWSPGTGALLGTLLGQRGNLRQLRVDAEGRWLVATSIEQTAIWDLAARRLSHLLGGPNEGSWVAELVEERGVVVTATGSRQLSLWDLEEGRLLRRLDGAVDSVRYLAVGEGGRSVFTAGWDGTLRRWDLATGRTTLFGRQPGRLTGLVRLAQGEWATAGLDAEVRLWDPRGRVRLVRRHGGLSASAMAVSRDGRTLLTGHEDGAVRGWEVATGRPLWQAPILWTAQGALLTHAGWRDVPGRTGPRDRRLLERVGRGAEMADEEETEGGLCVMRHDGGLARFARGGGLELERAGLGARAVVSVRGGCVTLGDEGAVLHPVVGASRVLVPKARWASSAGGELLVMGERRLFAFASDGRARWSLAVGPGVTAAVRVDDELYLGYADGSVEGVGLDGAARPGTRAFQDPSPTPVTRLVRGPRGILIAGYAGGSLALWTRADGALLRRVALRGRVQHLAVRDGWLVAATQAGDHVALTLHPLVMPYCQVLEEVWRRSPVTWHEGRVAVQPPPARHACARRSLQRRREPNP